The genomic DNA AGCACCCACTGAGCGCCGAAGCGCGCTATGGCGCGTCCGGCGATCGGCGCGACGAGGATGCCGACAAGGGCGATGGGCATCAGGCACCACCCGGCTCGAAACACGGTCATGCCCGCCCCGAAGCCGGTCGAGGTGGGCAGTTGCAGCATCTGGGTGGTGATCAGGATATTGCTGAACAGGGCGAACCCGATCAGCAGCGCGCACGCATCGACCAGCAGCACCGGCGGCCGCGCGTGGACCCGTAGGTTCACCAGTGGTGCGGCGCTGCGCAACTGCAGCGGAACCCACAGGGCGAGCAGGAGTATCCCCGTGCCGGCCGAGGACAGGGTCTCGGCGCTGGTCCACCCCCACTGGCTGCCCTTCGACATGGACAGCAGCAGCGCGGCGACAACGGCGGCGAGCATCAGGGCGCCCAGGTAGTCGAACCCACCCTTGGTGCCGGAAGCAGGCGCGGAGGCGGGAACGACTGTGGCGACCGCGATCGCCAGCACCGAACCGCTGAGCGCCACCACCCAGAAGATCCAGTGCCAGTCCAGGAACGTGACGATCACTCCGGACAGGGGCAACCCGGTGGCAGCGCCGATCGCCAGGGACGCGCTCATGGTCGCCACCGCGCCGGGAACGCGGTGCGCTGGCAGCACGTCACGCATGGTCGCCATCGCGACCGGGATCAGCGACAGCCCGCACCCTTGCAGCGCGCGGGCGAACACCAGCGGAATCAGCGACTCACCGACGGCACCCAGCAGCGACGCGGCCACCACGACCACCAGCGTCACCAGGATCAGGCGCTTCTTGCCGTACATGTCGGCCAGCCGCCCGATCAACGGGGTGACGACTGCGCCGGTGACAAGAGTGGCGGTCACCAGCCAGGACGCGGTGCCTGCCGAAGTGTTCAACAGGACGGGTAGAGCGGGCAGCAACGGCAGCATCATGGTCTGCTGCAACGCCATCAGAATCCCGCATGCGGCGAGTACGCAGACGATTCCGGCACCCGACCCGCCGCTGTACTGCCGCGCGTCGGTACGCAGGACCGGCGCCTCGGCGCCTAGCATCGTAGCGCGCTGAAGTAAGAGGTCCGACGATCGATCATGCGCACAGCATCTGGCCCGCACCGGCCGCGTGGCGATCCGGTTGCCACTCAGTGGACAGTCGCGGGATCGCGACGGTCACGCACCGGGTGCCGCGACCGCACACGGACCAGCCGCGCGGGCGAACGCGTGACCGGAGCCGGGGCGGGTCCCGCTCGATGGGAAGGGTGGCGTGCGCACCCGATGTGCGGATCTACCGTGTGCAGCGCGAACCCGGCTGGTGCGCCGTCGGTCGTGCCCGTCATGGGCGCAGCCGACGCAGGCAGGAAAGGCCATCGGCGACATCGATCCGGGCAGGGCACGCCCATGCGGCAACGAGCATCGAACAGCTCGATCGAGCGAAGGGACGAACAGATGCAACTGGAGGACAAGGTCGTCGCCGTGACCGGCGCCGGGAACGGCATCGGGCGGCAGACGGCGCTGCGCCTGCTCGATCGCGGGGCGCGGGTCGCGCTGATCGACCTGAAGGAGGACTGGCTCGAGGAGACCCGGGCGCTCGCCGGTACGCGGCAGGACCGGGTGTCGCTGCACGTCGCCGACGTGACGGAGGTGGCGACGGTCGCCGCGTTGCCCGCGGCGATCCTCGCCGAGCACGGGCAGATCGACGGGCTGATCAACGTCGCCGGGATCATCCACCGGTTCGCTCCCGTCGCTGAACTCGAACGCGACGAGATCGAGCGGGTCGTCCGGGTCAACTTCTGGGGCACCGTGAACATGTGCCTGGCCTTCCTGCCGGAACTGCGGCAGCGGCCCGAAGCGGGGCTGGTGAATGTCTCCAGCCTGTCCGGGCTGATCCCGTTCGCGGGGCAGACGATCTACAGCGCGACCAAGGGGGCGGTCAAGCAGTTCAGCGAGGGCCTGTATCAGGAACTGATGGACACGAACGTCGCTGTGACAACGGTCTTTCCGGGCAATATCAGCACGAACCTGAGCGGCAACTCCGGAGTGAGGATGATCGACGCCGGAGGCCGCAAGGTGCGGGCCACCACCCCCGAGCGCACCGCGGAACTCATCGTCGAGGGGGTGGAGAAGGGGAAGTTCCGGGTGCTCGTCGGGCAGGACGCCACCGCGCTCGACAAGCTCGTCCGGCT from Nocardia higoensis includes the following:
- a CDS encoding SDR family NAD(P)-dependent oxidoreductase — translated: MQLEDKVVAVTGAGNGIGRQTALRLLDRGARVALIDLKEDWLEETRALAGTRQDRVSLHVADVTEVATVAALPAAILAEHGQIDGLINVAGIIHRFAPVAELERDEIERVVRVNFWGTVNMCLAFLPELRQRPEAGLVNVSSLSGLIPFAGQTIYSATKGAVKQFSEGLYQELMDTNVAVTTVFPGNISTNLSGNSGVRMIDAGGRKVRATTPERTAELIVEGVEKGKFRVLVGQDATALDKLVRLAPRWATRMIAKQMKSVL
- a CDS encoding MFS transporter, translating into MLGAEAPVLRTDARQYSGGSGAGIVCVLAACGILMALQQTMMLPLLPALPVLLNTSAGTASWLVTATLVTGAVVTPLIGRLADMYGKKRLILVTLVVVVAASLLGAVGESLIPLVFARALQGCGLSLIPVAMATMRDVLPAHRVPGAVATMSASLAIGAATGLPLSGVIVTFLDWHWIFWVVALSGSVLAIAVATVVPASAPASGTKGGFDYLGALMLAAVVAALLLSMSKGSQWGWTSAETLSSAGTGILLLALWVPLQLRSAAPLVNLRVHARPPVLLVDACALLIGFALFSNILITTQMLQLPTSTGFGAGMTVFRAGWCLMPIALVGILVAPIAGRAIARFGAQWVLLLAAAELALAFAIRVPLSREPWQLLAGAVVVGAGLSLTIAAIPTSIMAMVPITESASATTIGALLQSVGTSTASATMAATATTWTVTIEAHTYPALTAFTAMFWISAGTTLTAAALASALVVRGRRATGVASAARTPPLRPVDKR